Proteins encoded by one window of Cylindrospermum stagnale PCC 7417:
- a CDS encoding Rid family detoxifying hydrolase gives MDAEELLEKYAAGGRKFHSVNLSEVNLQGADLSEIDLYNSNLTGADLSGANLTKANLNSANLTKASLTDTKLNSVSGSSAIFYWADLNGADLSWSNLSSANFNYANLEQATLIGVNLSNATLVSANLDKANLSVANLSSADLTVASLADVNLCKANLTKANLDETYLIGSNFTLANLTEAKLQNAKIQGTKFHRANLSQVDLSGMNLANLDFTEANLQVTDLAKSFLQGANLERAKLRFANLMGANLNDANLRKANLTGANIYGATFENADLTGAIMPDGEVYKLTSTSWEFNQQAALLDKVISMTNKVIRTDKAPAPVGPYNQAILASGQMLFVAGQIAIDPRLGDVLYTDDVIKQTEQVMANLEAILKEAGATFEDVVKTTVFLADMNDFAAVNAVYGKYFSEDTAPARACVQVSRLPKNVLVEIDCIAVIAG, from the coding sequence ATGGACGCTGAGGAACTTTTGGAGAAATACGCCGCAGGGGGACGGAAGTTTCATTCCGTAAATCTAAGTGAAGTAAATCTCCAAGGTGCTGACCTAAGTGAAATAGACTTATATAATTCAAATTTGACTGGAGCCGATTTAAGTGGGGCAAACCTAACCAAAGCAAATCTGAATAGTGCAAATCTAACTAAAGCATCTCTAACAGATACAAAATTAAATTCAGTAAGTGGTTCTTCAGCAATATTTTATTGGGCAGACCTCAATGGTGCTGATTTAAGTTGGTCAAATCTGAGTAGCGCTAACTTTAATTATGCAAACTTAGAACAGGCAACTCTGATAGGGGTAAATTTAAGCAATGCAACATTAGTATCGGCAAACCTAGATAAGGCTAATTTGAGTGTAGCAAATCTTAGTAGTGCAGACCTAACTGTAGCTTCATTGGCTGATGTGAATCTATGTAAAGCTAACTTAACCAAGGCAAATTTGGATGAAACTTACTTAATCGGATCTAATTTTACTCTGGCAAACTTAACTGAAGCCAAGCTGCAAAACGCCAAAATTCAAGGAACTAAATTTCATAGAGCAAATCTATCTCAAGTTGATTTGTCAGGGATGAATTTAGCTAATTTAGATTTTACAGAAGCAAATTTACAAGTTACAGACCTGGCAAAATCATTTCTTCAAGGGGCAAATTTAGAAAGAGCTAAACTACGATTTGCAAATCTCATGGGAGCAAATCTAAATGACGCCAATTTGAGAAAGGCAAATTTAACTGGTGCAAATATCTATGGTGCAACCTTTGAAAATGCTGACCTGACTGGTGCGATAATGCCTGATGGAGAAGTTTATAAACTGACTTCTACCTCTTGGGAATTCAATCAGCAAGCAGCACTGTTAGACAAAGTGATATCTATGACTAATAAAGTAATACGTACTGATAAAGCACCTGCACCAGTGGGGCCATATAATCAAGCCATTCTGGCTTCTGGTCAAATGTTATTTGTGGCTGGGCAAATTGCCATCGATCCCCGGTTGGGCGATGTTCTCTACACTGATGATGTGATTAAGCAAACTGAGCAAGTAATGGCTAATCTTGAAGCCATCCTGAAGGAAGCCGGTGCAACCTTTGAAGATGTAGTGAAAACTACTGTATTTTTAGCTGATATGAATGATTTCGCCGCTGTGAATGCGGTTTATGGTAAATATTTCTCGGAAGATACCGCCCCTGCGCGTGCTTGTGTTCAGGTGTCGCGGTTGCCGAAAAATGTGCTGGTGGAGATTGATTGTATTGCGGTGATTGCTGGTTAG
- a CDS encoding NUDIX domain-containing protein — protein MTYRNPAPTVDIIIELVDRPHRPIVLIERHNEPLGWAIPGGFVDYGEAVEVAARREAAEETGLQVELVEQLLVYSDPNRDRRQHTISIVFLATATGEPLAGDDAKGVGIFESWCVPGNLCFDHDRILRDYWRYRHYGIRPRLG, from the coding sequence ATGACTTACAGAAATCCTGCGCCGACGGTTGATATCATCATCGAATTAGTTGACAGACCACATCGACCAATAGTGTTAATTGAGCGACACAATGAACCGTTGGGTTGGGCAATTCCCGGTGGTTTTGTGGATTATGGCGAAGCGGTAGAGGTGGCTGCACGGCGAGAAGCTGCGGAAGAAACGGGTTTGCAGGTGGAGTTGGTTGAACAGTTGTTGGTGTATTCTGACCCAAATCGCGATCGCAGGCAGCATACAATTAGCATTGTGTTTTTGGCTACAGCTACGGGTGAGCCTTTAGCGGGGGATGATGCTAAGGGTGTGGGGATTTTTGAGTCTTGGTGTGTTCCTGGTAATTTGTGTTTTGACCACGATCGCATTTTGCGCGATTATTGGCGATATCGGCATTATGGGATTCGTCCGAGGTTGGGGTAG
- the malQ gene encoding 4-alpha-glucanotransferase, translating into MPFPRSSGILLHPSSFPSRFGIGDLGLEAYSFIDFLKESYQQYWQVLPLGPTGYGNSPYMCYSAMAGNPLLISPEKLLDEGLLAEEDFAHLPGFWADKVDFEQVVPIKINLLKKASEKFKTQATPIQQKQFEGFCDSKAYWLDNYALFMALKDAHNGASWHTWKPELAKRKPAALDLAQQQLSDQIFYYKFVQYEFFRQWSALKSYANMRGIEIIGDIPIYVAHDSADVWANPDIFCLDEETGEAAQMAGVPPDYFSATGQLWGNPVYNWEKLQKQDFKWWVQRFEAMLDYVDIIRIDHFRGFEAYWSVPQGEETAMNGEWIEAPGDAFFEVIKQKLGKLPILAEDLGVITPEVEALRDKFEFPGMKVLQFAFGSDPGNPFLPFNYSRNAVVYTGTHDNDTTVGWYNTASDWEKRNLWLYLGCISPQGINWDLIRLALSSIANQAIIPLQDVLGLGNEARMNFPGTAVGNWGWRYQAAVLTEELGDRLKVLTTLCGRAPRQS; encoded by the coding sequence ATGCCCTTTCCCCGATCCAGTGGCATTCTGCTACATCCAAGCTCCTTTCCCAGTCGATTTGGCATTGGTGATTTAGGTTTAGAAGCTTATAGTTTTATTGATTTTCTTAAGGAAAGTTACCAGCAATATTGGCAAGTTTTACCCTTAGGCCCCACTGGGTACGGAAATTCGCCTTATATGTGCTACTCAGCAATGGCAGGAAATCCCCTGTTGATTAGCCCAGAAAAACTGCTAGATGAAGGTTTACTAGCTGAAGAAGACTTTGCTCATTTGCCTGGATTTTGGGCAGATAAAGTAGATTTTGAGCAAGTGGTACCAATTAAGATTAATCTGCTAAAAAAAGCTAGCGAGAAGTTTAAAACTCAGGCGACACCTATTCAGCAGAAACAGTTTGAGGGTTTTTGTGATAGCAAAGCCTATTGGCTAGATAATTATGCCTTGTTTATGGCGCTTAAAGATGCCCACAACGGTGCTAGCTGGCATACATGGAAGCCAGAACTGGCCAAGCGCAAACCAGCGGCATTAGATTTGGCACAACAACAGCTATCAGACCAGATTTTTTATTACAAGTTCGTCCAGTATGAGTTTTTCCGCCAGTGGTCAGCACTTAAGAGCTATGCCAATATGCGCGGTATAGAAATTATTGGCGATATACCTATTTACGTAGCTCATGATAGCGCTGATGTTTGGGCCAATCCCGATATTTTTTGTCTAGATGAAGAGACGGGAGAAGCTGCCCAAATGGCGGGTGTGCCACCAGATTACTTTAGCGCCACCGGTCAATTGTGGGGCAACCCGGTTTATAACTGGGAGAAATTGCAAAAACAAGACTTTAAATGGTGGGTGCAACGCTTTGAAGCGATGCTGGATTATGTAGATATTATTCGCATTGACCACTTCCGGGGATTTGAGGCTTATTGGTCTGTACCCCAAGGGGAAGAAACGGCGATGAATGGCGAATGGATTGAAGCACCTGGGGATGCTTTTTTTGAAGTTATTAAACAGAAATTGGGCAAACTACCGATTTTGGCGGAAGATTTAGGGGTGATTACCCCTGAGGTAGAAGCGCTGCGAGATAAGTTTGAATTTCCGGGGATGAAAGTTTTGCAGTTTGCTTTTGGTTCTGATCCCGGTAATCCATTTTTACCCTTCAACTACTCGCGCAATGCTGTAGTTTATACTGGCACTCACGATAATGACACCACCGTGGGCTGGTACAACACAGCGAGTGATTGGGAAAAGCGAAATTTATGGCTTTATTTGGGTTGTATCAGTCCTCAAGGCATCAACTGGGATTTAATTCGACTAGCGTTGAGTTCTATAGCCAATCAGGCAATTATTCCTTTACAAGATGTGTTGGGATTAGGGAACGAAGCGCGAATGAATTTTCCCGGTACCGCTGTGGGGAACTGGGGCTGGCGCTATCAAGCGGCAGTTTTGACCGAGGAATTAGGCGATCGCTTAAAAGTTCTCACCACCCTCTGTGGACGCGCCCCTAGACAGTCCTGA
- a CDS encoding helix-turn-helix domain-containing protein — MKWLRRKDDQQTTPSIEQQRSSKLAELGSQLWASRQEKGLSLEEMVALTRIPRRLLQAIEEGNLEDLPEPIYIQGLIRQFADALDFNGAEFASTFPIGSQRVMPQPTWNNTPTIAQLRPIHLYLLYIFLILFSVNGLSNLLNNAALQANNSQIPPSPQKESLLPPEINQPNNSPELQPVSSKKQSQSVQIGVTLKSSSWIRVIADGKTEFEGILPEGSRRTWQATQQLTVKTDNAGGVLMSVNQQEAKEMGEPGKVEEVRIAAKPKS, encoded by the coding sequence ATGAAATGGCTAAGAAGGAAGGATGATCAACAGACGACACCTTCTATAGAACAACAACGATCTTCCAAGTTGGCAGAACTGGGATCGCAACTTTGGGCATCTCGTCAGGAAAAGGGTTTATCTTTAGAGGAAATGGTTGCATTGACCAGAATTCCTCGGCGGTTGTTGCAGGCGATTGAAGAAGGTAATTTAGAAGATTTGCCAGAACCCATTTATATTCAAGGTTTGATCAGACAATTTGCTGATGCCTTGGATTTTAATGGAGCAGAATTTGCCAGTACTTTTCCTATCGGTTCTCAACGTGTGATGCCCCAACCGACTTGGAACAATACACCCACCATTGCACAATTACGTCCGATTCATCTTTACCTGCTTTACATCTTCCTGATTCTATTTTCTGTAAATGGCTTGTCTAACTTATTGAATAATGCCGCATTACAAGCGAATAATAGCCAAATTCCTCCAAGTCCACAAAAAGAATCGCTTTTACCACCAGAAATAAACCAACCAAATAATTCACCAGAACTTCAACCTGTTAGTAGCAAGAAACAAAGTCAGTCAGTACAGATTGGTGTGACTTTGAAATCGTCATCTTGGATTCGTGTAATCGCCGACGGCAAAACCGAGTTTGAGGGGATTCTGCCAGAAGGATCTCGCCGCACTTGGCAAGCCACTCAGCAACTCACTGTGAAAACGGATAATGCTGGTGGTGTGCTGATGAGCGTCAATCAGCAGGAAGCAAAGGAAATGGGAGAGCCTGGGAAAGTTGAAGAAGTCAGGATTGCTGCCAAACCCAAGTCTTGA
- a CDS encoding pseudouridine synthase: protein MEARLQKILAQWGIASRREAEEMIRQSRVRINGVLANLGQKVDPQRDTIAVDGKPVSEKPRPALIYLLLHKPAGVVSTCYDPQGRPTVLDLLPKELQQGSGIHPVGRLDANSTGALILTNDGDLTFGLTHPSHSISKTYHVLVKGHPPEAVLEKWRQGVVLEGRKTRIAGVSLIERDAEQSCLEIILQEGRNRQIRRVAQQLGYPVIKLHRTALGSIQLQTPKAPFLQEGDYRSLTKDEISFLQKQLTPNTYERFS, encoded by the coding sequence ATGGAGGCACGGTTACAAAAAATTCTTGCTCAATGGGGCATTGCCTCACGTCGTGAAGCCGAAGAAATGATTAGGCAATCACGGGTGCGGATCAATGGAGTATTGGCAAATTTAGGTCAAAAAGTTGATCCCCAAAGAGATACGATCGCCGTCGATGGTAAACCGGTGTCTGAAAAGCCCCGTCCGGCTTTAATATATCTGTTGCTGCATAAACCAGCGGGAGTGGTTTCCACCTGCTACGATCCCCAGGGAAGACCGACAGTTTTGGATCTACTACCGAAAGAATTACAACAGGGTTCAGGTATTCATCCTGTTGGGCGTTTAGACGCCAACTCTACAGGAGCATTAATTCTGACCAATGACGGAGATCTCACCTTTGGACTCACCCATCCCAGCCATAGCATCTCTAAGACGTACCATGTTTTGGTTAAAGGACATCCGCCAGAAGCAGTACTGGAGAAATGGCGTCAGGGTGTGGTATTAGAAGGGAGAAAAACACGCATTGCAGGCGTGTCCCTGATTGAACGTGATGCCGAGCAAAGCTGTTTAGAAATTATTTTGCAGGAGGGAAGAAATCGCCAGATTCGCCGTGTAGCTCAACAGTTAGGATATCCAGTAATCAAGCTGCATCGGACTGCTCTCGGTTCAATTCAATTACAAACGCCAAAAGCACCCTTTTTACAGGAGGGTGACTATCGTTCCCTGACAAAAGATGAGATTAGCTTTTTACAAAAGCAATTAACGCCTAATACCTATGAAAGATTCAGCTAA
- a CDS encoding LmeA family phospholipid-binding protein: MLEPDSQAASGKKIRVITQVLTTALKLWLRAQVSQVSQIEVEIRASDRQILSGRIPWVSIFASHAVYQGLHVTQIQLEAENIRLNVGSVLKGQPLRLLETVPVSGEMIVAEKDLNDSLSSELLSTALNDVLVKLLPEHCPKSKPITWQKIILDHKRIILHGIPASDSELTFLEIFLGLELLNSQVLQLAQIQIQRQKEALLEDNYGYSLDLGSDVNIQELTLIPGQLVCRGRINVNP; the protein is encoded by the coding sequence ATGCTAGAGCCAGATTCCCAAGCAGCAAGTGGAAAGAAAATTCGGGTTATTACGCAAGTTCTGACAACTGCGCTCAAGCTATGGCTAAGAGCACAAGTAAGCCAAGTATCCCAGATTGAGGTGGAGATTAGAGCAAGCGATCGCCAAATTCTTTCTGGGCGTATCCCCTGGGTATCGATTTTTGCCAGTCACGCAGTATATCAAGGTCTCCATGTTACACAAATTCAACTAGAGGCAGAAAATATTCGGTTAAACGTTGGCTCAGTACTCAAGGGACAGCCTCTGCGACTGCTAGAAACAGTACCAGTAAGTGGTGAGATGATCGTTGCAGAAAAGGATCTCAATGATTCCCTCTCTTCTGAATTATTATCGACTGCTTTAAATGATGTACTGGTTAAACTTTTACCAGAACACTGCCCAAAATCCAAGCCAATTACTTGGCAAAAGATTATCCTTGACCATAAGCGAATCATACTGCATGGCATCCCAGCATCTGACAGCGAACTCACATTTTTAGAAATCTTTCTCGGCCTAGAGCTACTCAACTCTCAAGTATTGCAACTAGCGCAAATCCAGATCCAGCGCCAAAAGGAGGCGCTATTAGAAGATAATTATGGCTACAGTCTGGATCTTGGGTCTGATGTCAATATTCAAGAACTAACGCTGATCCCCGGCCAGCTCGTCTGTCGTGGGCGGATTAACGTTAACCCCTAA
- a CDS encoding phosphatidate cytidylyltransferase, producing the protein MPWSRIISGIIAIALALLSTLLGGWYFTIAIAIVVFLGQQEYFNLVRARGIAPAAKTTMFVSQVLLTICTLDGNLADAVMPIAGTLICFYLLFQPQFATIADVSASIMGLFYVGYLPSYWVRLRDLDSAAISNLPLGGYWPLAWNDFLNTANFASLPQGLTVTVLTFLCIWAADIGAYIIGKFFGKTRLSDISPKKTVEGAVFGITASVAVALAGAYYLHLPRYPFTGVALGLLIGIASLLGDLTESMLKRDAGVKDSGQLIPGHGGILDRTDSYIFTAPLVYYFVTLLLPLLADN; encoded by the coding sequence ATGCCTTGGTCTCGAATTATTAGTGGAATTATTGCGATCGCGCTTGCACTGTTGTCAACCCTGCTGGGGGGCTGGTACTTTACGATTGCGATCGCGATCGTCGTCTTTTTAGGTCAACAGGAATATTTTAATTTGGTGCGAGCCAGAGGCATAGCTCCAGCCGCTAAAACTACCATGTTTGTCAGCCAAGTCTTATTAACCATTTGTACCCTTGATGGTAATTTAGCTGATGCTGTGATGCCGATAGCTGGCACACTTATTTGTTTTTACCTACTGTTTCAACCCCAATTTGCCACAATTGCCGATGTTTCCGCTTCGATTATGGGGCTATTTTATGTCGGTTACTTGCCAAGCTATTGGGTGCGGTTGCGGGATCTCGATAGTGCAGCTATCAGCAATCTTCCATTAGGTGGTTACTGGCCCCTAGCCTGGAACGATTTTCTCAACACAGCAAATTTCGCCTCTCTACCGCAAGGTTTAACAGTCACAGTGCTAACTTTTCTGTGCATTTGGGCAGCTGATATTGGCGCTTACATTATTGGTAAATTCTTTGGCAAAACCCGTCTGTCTGATATCAGCCCCAAAAAAACTGTCGAAGGCGCAGTTTTTGGGATCACAGCCAGCGTTGCAGTCGCCTTAGCAGGAGCTTATTATCTTCACTTGCCCAGATACCCTTTCACTGGTGTAGCATTAGGCTTACTGATTGGCATTGCTAGTCTTTTAGGTGACCTCACCGAGTCTATGCTCAAACGCGATGCAGGGGTAAAAGACTCAGGACAGTTAATTCCTGGTCACGGTGGCATTTTAGACCGTACTGACAGTTATATTTTCACAGCTCCTTTGGTTTACTATTTCGTCACCCTCCTGTTGCCGTTGCTAGCAGATAATTAA
- the cbiT gene encoding precorrin-6Y C5,15-methyltransferase subunit CbiT produces MPSKLWPYITPGIPDELFEHLPGIPLSGREVRLLLISQLRLKPDSVLWDIGAGTGTIPVEVGLLCPSGRILAVERDEEVANLIKRNCDRFDVKNVEVIEGSAPECLHDLKLAPHRVCIEGGRPIQDILQTVWHYLPPSGRVVATAVNLESLYAISQSFSQLRARNIEVVQSAVNRLETRGISQTFVAADPIFILSGEKLD; encoded by the coding sequence ATGCCCTCCAAACTTTGGCCTTACATTACTCCTGGTATTCCCGATGAATTGTTTGAGCATTTACCAGGAATTCCCTTAAGCGGGCGAGAAGTGCGATTGCTGTTGATTTCCCAATTGCGGCTAAAACCCGATTCAGTGTTGTGGGACATTGGTGCGGGTACGGGGACAATTCCGGTAGAAGTGGGATTGTTGTGTCCCAGCGGCCGGATTCTAGCTGTAGAACGGGATGAAGAAGTGGCTAACTTGATCAAACGCAACTGCGATCGCTTTGATGTCAAAAATGTGGAAGTAATTGAAGGCAGCGCCCCAGAGTGTTTGCATGACCTCAAGCTTGCTCCTCACCGCGTCTGTATTGAGGGAGGAAGACCCATCCAGGATATTTTGCAAACCGTATGGCATTATTTGCCACCATCAGGTCGAGTAGTCGCCACAGCTGTTAATCTAGAAAGTCTGTATGCTATATCCCAGAGCTTTTCTCAGTTAAGAGCCAGAAATATCGAAGTTGTCCAATCTGCGGTCAACCGCTTAGAGACACGAGGCATTTCTCAAACCTTTGTCGCCGCCGATCCCATTTTTATTCTCAGTGGTGAGAAACTAGACTAA
- a CDS encoding serine/threonine protein kinase — translation MIGEILGNRYEVRQQLGKKAGRRTLLAGDLKNGELVVVKLLSFGSDFEWDSLKLFEREAETLKSLSHPAIPRYLDYFEVNSPSIKGFALVQTYIPAQTLAQYLQTGRTFTEAEVKAIAFALLEILIYLHGLHPPVIHRDLKPSNILLSDRSGNSIGQVYLVDFGSVQTVLATEGATRTVVGTYGYMPPEQFGGRTVAASDLYSLGATLIYLVTGIHPADLPQKDFRIQFEQVAGVSPSFTRWLQWMTQPSLERRLSSATVAIKAIEQSQLPSSTALTVGKPAGSKIQLTKEEDALLIEIPPVGFQASMVSLGLFAIAWNSFILFWTIGALSAPIPINIPFALFSLPFWGAGASMLYTLLSGLFGRIRLRIDSQQIAFTYELLKFKFHRPRPSPRESISKLVYIPTHFTKDSEGNQTQVPAQLDIWAGVQKYHLDVSASGIKSEAELEWLAEELKYWLGMEITREKI, via the coding sequence ATGATTGGGGAAATATTAGGTAATCGCTACGAAGTTCGGCAGCAGTTGGGAAAAAAGGCAGGGCGGAGGACGCTATTAGCTGGCGATCTGAAAAATGGTGAATTAGTGGTGGTCAAGTTACTCTCTTTTGGCAGTGATTTTGAGTGGGATTCACTCAAACTATTTGAGCGAGAAGCCGAAACCTTAAAATCTTTGTCACACCCTGCTATTCCTCGCTATTTAGACTATTTTGAGGTAAATTCCCCAAGCATCAAAGGATTTGCCTTAGTACAAACTTATATTCCTGCCCAAACTTTAGCGCAATACTTACAAACTGGGCGGACTTTTACAGAAGCTGAAGTTAAAGCGATCGCCTTTGCACTATTAGAAATTCTGATTTACCTACATGGGCTACATCCGCCTGTGATTCACCGTGATCTTAAGCCTAGCAATATTTTATTAAGCGATCGCTCTGGCAATAGTATCGGTCAAGTTTATTTAGTAGATTTTGGCTCAGTACAAACCGTCTTGGCCACAGAAGGCGCAACTCGGACTGTGGTAGGTACTTATGGCTATATGCCACCAGAGCAATTTGGCGGACGCACGGTGGCGGCATCTGACCTTTATAGTTTAGGTGCAACTTTAATTTATTTGGTAACGGGTATCCATCCTGCGGATTTACCCCAAAAGGATTTTCGGATTCAGTTTGAGCAAGTTGCGGGTGTTAGTCCCAGCTTTACCCGCTGGTTGCAGTGGATGACTCAACCGAGTTTAGAAAGGCGGTTAAGTTCTGCCACTGTTGCAATTAAAGCAATCGAACAATCGCAGTTACCCAGCAGCACTGCTTTAACTGTAGGTAAACCGGCTGGTAGCAAAATTCAACTTACCAAAGAGGAAGATGCTCTCTTAATAGAGATTCCGCCGGTTGGGTTCCAAGCCTCGATGGTGTCTCTCGGTTTATTTGCGATCGCCTGGAATTCCTTTATTCTATTTTGGACTATTGGCGCTCTCTCGGCACCAATTCCAATCAACATCCCCTTTGCTTTGTTCTCCCTTCCCTTTTGGGGTGCTGGCGCCTCGATGCTGTACACCCTATTGTCTGGCTTATTTGGCAGGATACGACTACGTATAGATAGCCAGCAAATTGCCTTCACCTACGAGTTATTAAAATTTAAATTCCATCGTCCCCGGCCATCTCCCAGAGAAAGTATCAGCAAGCTAGTTTACATTCCCACACACTTTACTAAAGATTCTGAGGGAAACCAAACTCAAGTACCAGCACAATTGGATATTTGGGCAGGAGTACAAAAGTATCATCTTGATGTTTCTGCTAGCGGAATTAAATCTGAAGCGGAACTGGAATGGCTAGCTGAGGAATTGAAGTATTGGTTAGGTATGGAGATAACGAGAGAGAAAATCTAG
- a CDS encoding serine/threonine protein kinase, with protein MIGEIFANRYEIQQNLGKKAGRRTLLARNLETQQPAIIKLLSFGGDFEWDDLKLFEREAETLKSLSHPAIPRYLDYFEVNSPSIKGFALVQTYIPAQTLEQYLQTGRTFTEAEVKKIAKALLEILIYLHGLHPPVIHRDIKPSNILLGDRSGNSIGQVYLVDFGSVQTVLATEGATRTVVGTYGYMPQEQFGGRTVAASDLYSLGATLIYLVTGTQPADLPQKDFRIQFEQVANISPSFSHWLKWMTEPSLEKRLSSANEALQALNKPKVQSTDTLTVIKPVDSKIKLTKNRDSLEIIIPPIGFGLSTMPTGIAIICINVFFLGSSVISFQTPLAGSLFLFYYFLLVSGISLFLLYNFLFGLFGHIRLSLNQQKISLTREIFGLKFNFPQPAQRQDICMLQRIRKYVQKDFGSSSYQVKAQIIIWAGKRIKYQIGGNDELITEPELDWLAHELSDWLGIPIRKE; from the coding sequence ATGATTGGGGAAATATTCGCGAATCGCTACGAAATTCAGCAAAATTTGGGGAAAAAGGCAGGGCGGCGGACGCTACTAGCCCGTAACTTAGAAACTCAGCAACCAGCCATCATCAAGTTACTCAGCTTTGGCGGTGATTTTGAGTGGGATGACCTTAAACTGTTTGAACGAGAAGCCGAAACCTTAAAATCTTTATCACATCCCGCTATTCCTCGCTATTTAGACTATTTTGAGGTAAATTCCCCAAGCATCAAAGGATTTGCCTTAGTACAAACTTATATCCCCGCCCAGACTTTAGAGCAATACTTACAAACTGGGCGGACTTTTACCGAAGCTGAAGTCAAAAAAATAGCCAAAGCGCTTTTAGAAATTCTGATTTACCTACATGGGCTACATCCGCCTGTAATCCACCGTGATATTAAGCCTAGCAATATTTTATTAGGCGATCGCTCTGGCAATAGTATCGGTCAAGTTTATTTAGTAGATTTTGGCTCAGTGCAAACTGTTCTAGCCACAGAAGGCGCAACTCGGACTGTGGTAGGTACTTATGGCTATATGCCACAGGAGCAATTTGGCGGACGCACGGTAGCAGCATCTGACCTTTATAGTTTAGGTGCAACGTTGATTTATTTGGTGACGGGTACTCAGCCAGCAGATTTACCCCAAAAAGATTTTCGGATTCAGTTTGAGCAAGTTGCTAATATCAGCCCTAGCTTTAGCCATTGGTTAAAGTGGATGACAGAACCGAGTTTAGAAAAGCGTTTGAGTTCGGCAAATGAAGCACTTCAAGCTTTAAATAAGCCAAAGGTTCAAAGTACAGATACTTTAACCGTAATAAAACCCGTTGATAGTAAAATTAAACTGACAAAAAATAGAGATTCTCTAGAAATTATTATTCCGCCGATTGGCTTTGGTCTGTCCACAATGCCCACAGGTATAGCTATTATATGCATTAACGTATTTTTTCTAGGTTCTTCAGTTATATCGTTCCAGACACCTTTGGCTGGCAGTCTATTTTTATTTTACTATTTTCTTTTAGTTTCTGGTATCAGCTTATTTTTACTGTATAACTTTCTGTTCGGTTTGTTTGGACATATCCGGCTGTCTCTGAATCAACAGAAAATTTCCTTAACCCGCGAAATATTTGGACTTAAATTCAATTTTCCTCAACCAGCACAACGCCAGGACATTTGTATGCTCCAACGGATCAGAAAATATGTGCAAAAAGATTTTGGGAGTAGTTCATATCAGGTCAAAGCGCAGATTATTATTTGGGCTGGAAAACGGATAAAATATCAAATAGGAGGTAACGATGAGTTAATTACTGAACCAGAACTCGACTGGCTTGCTCATGAATTGAGCGACTGGTTAGGTATACCGATTAGAAAGGAATAA
- the tatA gene encoding twin-arginine translocase TatA/TatE family subunit — protein sequence MFGLGLPEISIIAIVALLIFGPKKIPELGSALGKSLRGFKEGLKNANDETNPEE from the coding sequence ATGTTTGGACTAGGATTACCAGAAATAAGTATAATTGCTATTGTTGCTTTGCTGATTTTTGGCCCAAAAAAAATTCCCGAATTGGGAAGCGCATTGGGTAAAAGCCTCAGAGGTTTTAAAGAAGGACTGAAAAATGCCAATGACGAAACCAATCCAGAAGAATAA